A window of the Dermacentor variabilis isolate Ectoservices unplaced genomic scaffold, ASM5094787v1 scaffold_27, whole genome shotgun sequence genome harbors these coding sequences:
- the LOC142568653 gene encoding uncharacterized protein LOC142568653, which yields MDRHPGVTRYCRVERPDIKHWFDVWHVAKGLKKKLLAASCKHQVPRPWIQSILNHLYWVAAMGQGDEELVVSMWRSLLNHVCNKHDGHDGPYKKCLHDSLDDREWLKPTSPAFIRLKSIVDNTRLVKDIRRLSPEVQTFSLESFHSVLNRFAPKSNAFSADGMQERTRLAVLHFNENAARHQALTRDGEQRWKIKSSKARRGHFTVTTVKEDPSYGT from the exons ATGG ACCGGCATCCTGGTGTCACCCGATACTGCCGTGTGGAAAGGCCAGACATAAAGCACTGGTTTGATGTTTGGCATGTTGCTAAAG GTCTGAAAAAAAAGCTCCTGGCTGCCAGTTGCAAGCATCAAGTTCCCAGACCATGGATCCAGAGCATCCTAAACCACCTCTACTGGGTGGCTGCCATGGGCCAAGGCGATGAAGAGCTTGTTGTTAGCATGTGGAGAAGCCTCCTCAACCATGTGTGCAACAAACACGATGGCCACGATGGACCCTACAAaaaatgcctccatgactcccTTGACGATAGGGAATGGTTGAAGCCAA CATCGCCTGCATTTATTCGTCTCAAGAGCATTGTGGACAACACGAGATTAGTGAAAGACATCCGCCGGCTCTCACCCGAGGTGCAAACATTCTCGTTGGAGTCCTTCCACAGCGTGCTCAATCGGTTTGCTCCAAAGTCCAATGCCTTCTCAGCGGACGGAATGCAAgagag GACGAGGCTTGCTGTGCTCCACTTCAATGAGAATGCTGCACGGCACCAAGCACTCACTCGGGATGGAGAGCAGCGTTGGAAAATTAAATCCTCCAAGGCGAGGCGAGGCCACT